In Devosia sp. 1566, a single genomic region encodes these proteins:
- a CDS encoding adenine deaminase C-terminal domain-containing protein, producing the protein MTTISDLLINPEDEVAIRQNLALVALGKRPADRAIRVGKVLDVYGRNWHEDQEIVVSGRRIAWVGPAGAYPGNVAERIDRSHLAAVPGFGEVHKHIESSHLTPEWEAALVLPHGCTWTCEASHEFSNVNGAHNLQFWLTARLAGSPMKIFPLPGSAVPPTAYEWGGGHFGYAEQAQFLRSQLMVAGLDEVMDWPAVWNPDNPSYERLWGMIRATFEQRGVVEGHAAGMRDLNDINAFAAAGMASDHEAWTAEEVSDKLRRGLFMELRPHSLTEMITGLLERGQSDWSNVALCTDDRSCSDTMKLGATDHNVRLAIAAGLPVETAIQLVTINPARHMRLTPWVGAVAPGRFADLVLLDDIEKLAIDQVWADGTQVSQGKSYTGALPQITWPDWATKTVHIEREMTAADFAIPAPADRDTVQAALLRPFHWADDFITTELKVENGLVQRDTARNITKWAIVDRFSGEGKAAAMFWLGTGPATPDTALACSMGHDKHNIWVVGSSDEAMALAVNTLRQTQGGWALVRSGEVLATVRYEVGGLMACRPAAELDAEMAELYRQGETIEWMFEPTFSPRWWPGFPERLAFATLTCAPWRWVLVAPSPLAPEGFVNVATGATHPIVW; encoded by the coding sequence ATGACCACCATAAGCGATCTGCTGATCAACCCTGAAGACGAAGTCGCGATCCGGCAGAACCTGGCCCTGGTGGCACTGGGCAAGCGTCCGGCCGATCGCGCCATTCGCGTGGGAAAGGTGCTCGATGTCTATGGCCGCAACTGGCACGAGGACCAGGAGATCGTGGTCTCGGGGCGCCGCATCGCCTGGGTGGGTCCGGCCGGCGCTTATCCCGGCAACGTAGCCGAACGGATCGACCGCTCCCATCTGGCCGCCGTGCCCGGCTTTGGCGAAGTGCACAAGCATATTGAATCGAGCCATCTGACCCCCGAATGGGAGGCGGCGCTGGTGCTGCCCCATGGCTGCACCTGGACCTGTGAAGCCAGCCACGAATTTTCCAACGTGAATGGCGCTCACAATCTCCAATTCTGGCTGACTGCGCGGCTGGCCGGCTCGCCCATGAAGATTTTCCCCTTGCCCGGCTCGGCCGTTCCGCCCACCGCCTATGAATGGGGTGGCGGGCATTTCGGCTATGCCGAACAGGCCCAGTTCCTGCGCAGCCAGCTGATGGTGGCGGGGCTCGACGAGGTGATGGATTGGCCGGCAGTCTGGAACCCCGACAACCCCTCCTATGAGCGGCTCTGGGGGATGATCCGCGCCACCTTCGAGCAGCGCGGCGTGGTCGAGGGGCATGCGGCCGGGATGCGGGACCTCAATGACATCAATGCCTTTGCCGCCGCCGGCATGGCGTCGGACCACGAAGCCTGGACGGCCGAGGAGGTCAGCGACAAGCTGCGGCGGGGCCTGTTCATGGAACTGCGCCCCCATTCCCTCACCGAAATGATCACGGGCCTGCTTGAGCGCGGGCAGAGCGATTGGTCCAATGTCGCGCTGTGCACCGATGATCGCTCCTGTTCCGATACAATGAAGCTGGGGGCCACCGACCATAATGTGCGGCTCGCCATCGCCGCAGGGCTGCCGGTCGAGACCGCGATCCAACTGGTGACGATCAATCCGGCCCGGCATATGCGGCTAACGCCTTGGGTCGGCGCTGTCGCGCCAGGACGCTTTGCCGATCTGGTTCTGCTCGATGACATTGAAAAGCTCGCCATTGACCAGGTCTGGGCTGACGGCACCCAGGTCTCGCAGGGGAAAAGCTATACCGGCGCCCTGCCCCAGATCACCTGGCCCGACTGGGCAACAAAGACGGTCCATATCGAGCGGGAGATGACGGCCGCCGATTTCGCCATTCCCGCACCTGCGGATCGCGACACGGTTCAGGCTGCGCTGTTGCGGCCTTTCCACTGGGCCGATGACTTCATCACTACCGAACTCAAGGTAGAGAATGGGCTGGTGCAGCGCGACACTGCCCGCAACATCACCAAATGGGCCATTGTCGACCGGTTTTCGGGGGAGGGCAAAGCCGCGGCCATGTTCTGGCTGGGCACCGGGCCGGCCACGCCCGATACGGCGCTGGCCTGTTCCATGGGGCACGACAAGCACAATATCTGGGTGGTGGGCTCGTCGGACGAGGCCATGGCGCTCGCAGTCAATACCCTGCGCCAAACGCAAGGGGGCTGGGCCCTGGTGCGTAGCGGGGAAGTGCTCGCCACCGTGCGCTATGAGGTCGGGGGCCTCATGGCCTGCCGCCCGGCCGCCGAACTCGATGCCGAAATGGCCGAGCTTTACCGACAGGGCGAAACCATTGAGTGGATGTTCGAGCCGACCTTTTCGCCGCGCTGGTGGCCCGGCTTTCCCGAACGGCTGGCCTTTGCCACCCTCACCTGCGCGCCCTGGCGCTGGGTTCTGGTGGCCCCTTCGCCGCTCGCGCCGGAGGGGTTTGTCAATGTTGCCACCGGAGCCACCCACCCCATCGTCTGGTAG
- a CDS encoding ABC transporter permease — MMTQKLHPALIGFTVLVFIFLIGPLIIVVGSALSDTTYLTFPPQGLSLRWFANIFEIAAFRRTIITSLQIAFLSTFIALLIGIPAAYALNRYRIQLPGWLATLFVLPVLVPELVLGFALLKNVAVQFNTPIFLTLVFGHSLLVLPYVVRVISASLASFDFSVEEAAISLGSPPLRTFFTILLPNVRSGVIAAFILAFITSINDVSISIFLTGPGISTLPIQLLAHMEQFFDPTVASVSVLLMVLTVGVMAIVERTLGLTFLAK, encoded by the coding sequence ATGATGACCCAAAAGCTGCACCCGGCCCTCATTGGCTTTACCGTCCTCGTTTTCATCTTCCTCATCGGCCCACTCATCATCGTGGTGGGCTCTGCGCTCAGCGACACGACCTATCTGACCTTCCCCCCCCAGGGGCTGTCGCTACGCTGGTTCGCCAATATCTTCGAGATCGCTGCGTTCCGTCGTACCATCATCACCAGCCTGCAGATCGCGTTCCTCTCGACCTTCATCGCGCTGCTGATCGGCATTCCCGCCGCCTATGCGCTCAATCGCTACCGCATCCAGCTGCCGGGGTGGCTGGCCACGCTGTTCGTGCTGCCGGTGCTGGTGCCCGAGCTGGTGCTGGGGTTCGCGCTCCTCAAGAATGTGGCGGTGCAGTTCAACACCCCTATCTTCCTGACGCTGGTGTTCGGGCACAGCCTGCTCGTGCTGCCCTATGTGGTGCGGGTGATCAGCGCGTCGCTCGCCTCGTTCGACTTTTCGGTCGAGGAAGCGGCGATCAGCCTGGGCTCACCCCCGCTGCGCACCTTTTTCACCATCCTGCTCCCCAATGTGCGCTCGGGCGTGATCGCGGCCTTTATCCTGGCCTTCATCACCTCGATCAATGACGTGTCCATCTCCATTTTCCTCACCGGCCCGGGCATTTCCACGCTCCCCATCCAGCTGCTGGCGCATATGGAGCAGTTCTTTGATCCCACCGTTGCTTCGGTGTCAGTGCTGCTGATGGTGCTGACCGTCGGGGTCATGGCGATTGTCGAGCGCACGCTCGGCCTTACATTCCTTGCTAAATAG
- a CDS encoding ABC transporter permease, whose translation MPPRQRQALEFVLDNLVWFMLLAVLAIFSAVIPNYFQPGIFANIIEQSSVLGVMSIGLALVIIAGHMDLSVESVAALSAMVTGILFASSGIGLGITLTPGWLVVPVSLGAGLLVGAAIGVLNGFLVVKVKMNAFIVTLASFIWVRGLVVALSGGRSAQNLAPELRWLGIQRVLGIPLTAYIAIFCFVAFSFILAKTRFGRHLLMIGGNEGAAFRAGIKVNKVLMAAFVLSGAIAALAGWLLAIRTSGATANLGAGMLFNAFAAVVIGGVSLKGGVGSLPGVYAGVLLLSSINTAINLMGLPAHYTQVIHGLLVLAAVLLDTLKQTIRKQLA comes from the coding sequence ATGCCGCCTCGCCAACGCCAAGCGCTCGAGTTCGTGCTCGATAACCTTGTGTGGTTCATGCTGCTCGCGGTGCTGGCAATCTTTTCGGCTGTTATCCCGAACTATTTCCAGCCCGGCATCTTCGCCAACATCATCGAGCAATCCAGCGTTCTGGGCGTCATGTCCATTGGCCTGGCGCTGGTGATCATCGCCGGCCACATGGACTTATCGGTGGAATCGGTCGCCGCGCTCAGCGCCATGGTCACGGGGATACTCTTTGCTTCGTCTGGCATCGGCCTTGGCATAACTTTGACACCGGGCTGGCTGGTTGTGCCAGTCTCGCTTGGCGCCGGCCTGCTGGTGGGCGCCGCTATCGGCGTGCTCAACGGCTTTCTCGTGGTCAAGGTCAAGATGAATGCTTTCATCGTCACCCTGGCGAGTTTTATCTGGGTGCGGGGGCTGGTTGTGGCCTTGTCGGGCGGCCGCTCGGCGCAGAACCTGGCACCCGAATTGCGTTGGCTCGGTATTCAGCGCGTCCTTGGCATTCCCCTCACCGCTTACATCGCCATTTTCTGCTTTGTGGCCTTTTCCTTCATCCTGGCTAAAACCCGGTTCGGCCGTCACCTGCTGATGATCGGGGGCAATGAAGGCGCCGCGTTTCGCGCGGGCATCAAGGTCAACAAGGTGCTGATGGCAGCCTTTGTCCTTTCAGGGGCTATTGCCGCCCTGGCCGGTTGGCTCCTCGCCATTCGCACCTCGGGGGCTACCGCCAATCTGGGCGCCGGCATGTTGTTCAATGCCTTTGCCGCGGTGGTGATCGGGGGCGTCAGCCTCAAGGGCGGCGTAGGCTCGCTGCCCGGCGTTTATGCCGGCGTGCTGCTGCTCTCGTCGATCAACACTGCAATCAACCTCATGGGCCTGCCGGCTCATTACACCCAGGTCATCCATGGCCTTCTGGTCTTGGCGGCGGTGCTGCTCGATACCCTCAAACAAACCATCAGAAAGCAATTGGCATGA
- a CDS encoding ABC transporter permease, producing MKRFSGWTLASPATLLVVVFLVLPVVATIVTTFMTPNGPLAPYLGFFGSGFRRTVLFRTIQVSFIVTAIALIVGFITAFVISRAPGWLKSILIIAAVFPLLTGVVVRSFAWLIILGKNGILNNFLVSTGLIGEPLTMLYTQGSVIVAMVYLFVPLMILTLVGVLESIPEDLIQASSSLGAKPWATFTQVILPLAVPGLIVGAVLVFTGSFTSYATPQLLGGEQVMMMGTLMYQQAMVTFDWVAASTIAAVMVVFTIAIVLVMTRVARRLNPMAV from the coding sequence ATGAAGCGATTTTCAGGTTGGACCCTGGCCTCTCCCGCGACGCTGCTGGTGGTGGTCTTTCTGGTGCTGCCGGTGGTTGCCACCATCGTCACCACCTTCATGACGCCCAACGGCCCGCTGGCGCCGTATCTTGGATTTTTCGGCAGCGGTTTTCGCCGCACGGTGCTGTTCCGCACCATTCAGGTTTCGTTCATAGTTACGGCGATCGCGCTCATAGTTGGCTTCATAACGGCCTTCGTGATCAGCCGCGCGCCGGGTTGGCTCAAGTCGATCCTGATCATTGCCGCCGTGTTTCCGCTCCTGACCGGCGTCGTCGTGCGCTCCTTTGCCTGGCTCATCATCTTGGGCAAGAACGGCATTCTCAACAATTTCCTCGTCTCCACCGGTCTCATCGGCGAGCCCCTGACCATGCTCTACACGCAGGGCTCGGTGATCGTGGCGATGGTCTATCTCTTTGTTCCCCTGATGATTTTGACCCTGGTGGGCGTGCTTGAATCCATCCCCGAAGACCTGATCCAGGCCTCCTCTTCGCTGGGCGCCAAGCCTTGGGCGACCTTCACCCAGGTCATCCTGCCGCTCGCGGTGCCGGGCCTCATCGTGGGTGCCGTGCTGGTGTTCACCGGCAGCTTCACCTCCTATGCCACGCCCCAATTGCTGGGCGGCGAGCAGGTGATGATGATGGGCACGCTCATGTATCAGCAGGCCATGGTCACCTTCGACTGGGTCGCGGCCTCCACCATCGCGGCCGTCATGGTGGTGTTCACCATCGCCATTGTTCTTGTGATGACGCGGGTCGCCCGCCGTCTCAACCCGATGGCGGTATGA
- a CDS encoding ABC transporter substrate-binding protein translates to MSKIVSSVFAVALAASAMMAAPAMAQDKTLTISWWGFNGEKLETLVLAPFREMCDCEIVFETGNNGERLNKLQIRNGGGVDVAYFSDSFSQQGIEAGLFQQIDPAKLPNLAGLYDIAKDPQGGYGPAYTIGRVGIVYDTAKIATPVTSWNDLWSEDLASSLSLPGITTTAGPMVVLKAGDHAGVDAYEDTDAAFAAVAELKPNVVKNYNTGSEMINLFSTGEISAAIAQDFTLGQIQAAVPTVEWAELEEGSIATLNTVNIPKGAAEPELAYQFINFILSPEIQQVLAEEGVDAPVNTAVELTPEQAELWTYGADTIAGLQRIDYAKMNAAKSGWIERWNEIFGM, encoded by the coding sequence ATGTCGAAAATTGTTTCTTCCGTCTTCGCGGTTGCCCTTGCCGCCTCTGCCATGATGGCCGCGCCCGCAATGGCGCAGGACAAGACCCTGACCATTTCCTGGTGGGGCTTCAATGGCGAAAAGCTCGAGACGCTGGTGCTCGCGCCCTTCCGCGAAATGTGCGACTGCGAGATCGTGTTCGAGACCGGCAATAACGGCGAGCGTCTCAACAAGCTGCAGATCCGCAATGGCGGTGGCGTTGACGTCGCCTATTTCTCCGACAGCTTCAGCCAGCAGGGCATTGAAGCGGGCCTGTTCCAGCAGATCGATCCGGCCAAACTCCCCAACCTTGCTGGTCTTTATGACATCGCCAAGGACCCGCAGGGCGGGTATGGTCCGGCCTATACGATCGGCCGAGTCGGCATTGTTTACGACACCGCCAAGATCGCAACGCCGGTCACCTCCTGGAATGACCTTTGGAGCGAAGACCTCGCTTCCTCGCTCTCGCTGCCCGGCATCACCACCACGGCCGGCCCGATGGTCGTGCTCAAGGCAGGCGATCATGCCGGTGTCGATGCCTATGAAGACACCGATGCCGCCTTTGCCGCCGTCGCCGAACTCAAGCCCAATGTGGTCAAGAACTACAATACCGGCTCGGAGATGATCAATCTCTTCTCGACCGGTGAGATCAGTGCTGCCATTGCGCAGGACTTCACCCTGGGCCAGATTCAGGCTGCCGTGCCGACCGTTGAATGGGCCGAGCTCGAGGAAGGCTCGATTGCCACGCTCAACACCGTCAACATTCCCAAGGGCGCAGCCGAGCCGGAATTGGCCTACCAGTTCATCAACTTCATCCTCTCGCCCGAAATCCAGCAGGTTCTGGCTGAAGAGGGCGTTGACGCTCCGGTCAACACCGCGGTGGAATTGACCCCCGAGCAGGCAGAACTCTGGACCTATGGTGCCGACACCATCGCCGGGCTGCAGCGCATCGACTATGCCAAGATGAACGCCGCCAAGTCCGGCTGGATCGAGCGCTGGAACGAAATCTTCGGCATGTAA
- a CDS encoding response regulator encodes MSDGAELMIVEDEPLIAMMIEEMADEIGWPVGRCLHSEADAFVYLNSHKPALAVLDINLGLTTSLGIAAACHDRNIPVVFTTGYTAADVPTQCGNAPVLAKPFSTEDLARAIKQGLQQHAHA; translated from the coding sequence ATGTCGGATGGTGCGGAACTGATGATCGTTGAGGACGAACCCCTGATTGCCATGATGATCGAGGAAATGGCCGATGAAATCGGCTGGCCGGTCGGGAGATGCCTCCACTCCGAAGCGGATGCCTTTGTTTACCTCAACAGCCACAAGCCTGCCCTGGCGGTGCTGGACATCAATCTGGGCCTGACCACGAGCCTCGGCATCGCGGCCGCCTGTCACGATCGCAACATCCCTGTTGTCTTCACCACCGGCTACACCGCCGCCGACGTGCCGACCCAATGTGGCAACGCCCCAGTGCTGGCCAAGCCGTTCTCGACCGAAGACCTGGCTCGAGCCATCAAGCAAGGATTGCAGCAACATGCTCATGCGTAA
- a CDS encoding Crp/Fnr family transcriptional regulator: MLMRNHSASGLPAIGDALAGHLGLFGPLSPAERTGLLALTGSTVRLSANEEITQLGSHASSIVVVLDGVLQRFNDDARGNRQICGLYLRGDAPGLETLQMPIADQGLSALVPSIVGLIPQRKMLDLITQFPSLQGLMWRETLVQASMLRIWLLRNSIKNAAGQLAHLFCELLIRAKAAGIAQGNSCPLPLSQRHLAEVTGMSVVHVNRTLMVLRADNLIEFANGVLTIHRWDELAEIGEFTPGYLHLGEQAAELAPARPTPVLQSRIEDSFEFIPSRAPSASEEPDAFRRKAADFKQMLKTWSFVSSGIMRGEADDLFEKLTRLANDLHELAGDAPERKATVETLTSLFHRVQLVPDRSKSQA, translated from the coding sequence ATGCTCATGCGTAACCATTCAGCCTCGGGCCTGCCCGCCATCGGCGATGCTTTGGCCGGCCATCTGGGTTTGTTTGGCCCCCTAAGCCCCGCTGAGCGCACTGGGCTGCTGGCCCTTACGGGCTCCACGGTGCGGCTGTCGGCCAATGAAGAAATCACCCAGCTGGGATCGCACGCTTCCAGCATCGTCGTGGTGCTCGATGGCGTGTTGCAGCGCTTCAACGACGATGCCCGCGGCAATCGCCAGATCTGCGGGCTTTACCTGCGCGGTGATGCCCCGGGGCTGGAAACGCTGCAGATGCCGATCGCGGACCAGGGGCTTTCAGCCCTGGTACCCTCCATTGTCGGGCTCATTCCGCAGCGCAAGATGCTCGATCTGATCACGCAGTTTCCCTCCCTGCAGGGCCTGATGTGGCGCGAAACTTTGGTGCAGGCCTCGATGCTGCGCATCTGGCTTCTTCGCAACAGCATCAAGAATGCCGCCGGGCAGCTCGCGCATCTGTTTTGCGAATTGCTGATCCGCGCCAAGGCCGCCGGCATTGCCCAGGGCAATAGCTGCCCCCTGCCCCTTTCGCAGCGCCACCTTGCCGAAGTGACCGGGATGTCGGTGGTGCATGTCAACCGCACGCTGATGGTGCTGCGCGCCGACAATTTGATTGAATTTGCCAATGGCGTGCTGACGATCCATCGCTGGGACGAGCTGGCTGAAATCGGCGAATTCACCCCCGGCTATCTGCATCTGGGCGAGCAGGCTGCCGAGTTGGCCCCAGCGCGGCCCACCCCGGTGCTGCAAAGCCGGATTGAGGACAGTTTCGAGTTCATCCCCAGTCGCGCCCCTTCGGCGTCCGAGGAGCCCGACGCCTTCCGGCGCAAGGCGGCTGATTTCAAGCAGATGCTCAAGACCTGGTCATTTGTGTCCTCGGGCATCATGCGCGGGGAAGCTGACGATCTGTTTGAAAAGCTCACCCGCCTCGCCAATGATCTGCACGAGTTGGCGGGCGATGCCCCTGAGCGCAAGGCCACGGTGGAAACGCTGACGAGCCTGTTTCACCGCGTGCAGCTGGTGCCCGACCGCAGCAAAAGCCAGGCCTGA
- a CDS encoding SDR family oxidoreductase, with protein sequence MSDRLAGKTALIIGAARGIGKGIALRFAEEGANLVLADWEAEAGRASAEELGAQFIATDISRLADAEAAVAMALSAYGRLDIIVQNAGVYPWQLIEDTSEADWDRVMAVNLRGSFNAAKAALAPMRAQGSGRILFTSSITGPHVTSPGHGHYAATKAGINGFIRSAALEFSAYGITVNGVEPGNILTEAMQEHRGPAFIADMESAIPLGRLGSARDVANAFLFLASDEASYITGTTIVVDGGQLLPEGNDFRMRPSGV encoded by the coding sequence ATGAGCGACAGGCTGGCGGGCAAGACGGCCCTGATCATCGGGGCTGCCCGTGGCATTGGCAAAGGCATTGCGCTGCGCTTTGCCGAGGAAGGCGCCAACCTCGTTCTGGCCGATTGGGAAGCCGAGGCCGGTCGCGCCTCGGCCGAGGAGTTGGGTGCGCAGTTCATCGCCACCGACATTTCGCGGCTGGCCGATGCGGAAGCGGCCGTGGCTATGGCACTATCCGCCTATGGGCGGCTCGATATCATCGTGCAAAATGCCGGCGTTTATCCCTGGCAGCTGATCGAGGACACTTCGGAAGCCGATTGGGATCGCGTCATGGCGGTCAATCTGCGCGGCTCGTTCAATGCCGCCAAAGCGGCATTAGCGCCGATGCGGGCGCAAGGCTCGGGGCGGATCCTTTTTACCTCCTCGATTACCGGGCCGCATGTCACCAGCCCGGGCCACGGCCACTACGCCGCGACCAAGGCCGGCATCAACGGCTTTATCCGCTCGGCGGCGCTGGAGTTTTCCGCCTATGGCATCACCGTCAATGGCGTCGAGCCCGGCAATATCCTGACCGAAGCGATGCAGGAGCATCGCGGCCCGGCTTTCATCGCCGATATGGAAAGCGCCATTCCCCTGGGGCGGCTGGGCAGTGCCCGCGATGTTGCTAACGCGTTTTTGTTTCTGGCTTCCGACGAGGCCAGTTATATCACTGGCACCACCATTGTCGTAGATGGTGGTCAGTTGCTGCCCGAGGGCAACGACTTCCGCATGCGCCCCAGCGGCGTCTAG
- a CDS encoding ABC transporter ATP-binding protein: MTKALSIQSITAHYGTTKVLEDLSLEVAEGELVSLLGASGCGKTTTLRLVAGFLQPTSGRILLGGVDLTRLPAHRRDIGLVFQNYALFPHMSVADNVGFGLKQRGVAPAEKTKRVAAMLERVGLAHLASRLPGELSGGQKQRVALARALVIEPPLLMFDEPLSNLDAKLRVDMRVEIRQLQRANGTTSVYVTHDQEEAFSISDRVAIMHAGRIMQLDTPETLYQRPANAFVARFVGFENLIPMRVVERDGAKITAEAAGGVRLTLGLEQFGAIPDSFTLACRADGLVASPDLAMEGIPATLGLRTYLGRAYQYQCDTPAGPLLANGPLTRPLEMGGQAKLVPVPEQCTILAAETA; this comes from the coding sequence GTGACCAAAGCTCTTTCGATCCAGTCGATCACTGCCCATTACGGCACGACCAAGGTGCTTGAAGATCTTTCGCTCGAGGTGGCGGAAGGCGAACTCGTCTCGCTGCTGGGCGCCAGCGGCTGCGGCAAGACCACGACCCTGCGTCTGGTGGCCGGTTTCCTGCAGCCCACTTCAGGCCGCATCCTGCTTGGCGGGGTCGACCTGACACGCCTGCCCGCGCATCGGCGCGATATCGGGCTGGTGTTCCAGAACTATGCGCTCTTTCCCCATATGAGCGTGGCCGACAATGTGGGCTTTGGGCTCAAGCAACGCGGGGTTGCGCCGGCGGAAAAAACCAAGCGTGTCGCGGCCATGCTCGAGCGCGTGGGCCTCGCGCATCTCGCGAGCCGACTGCCCGGAGAGCTGTCGGGTGGGCAAAAACAGCGTGTGGCACTGGCGCGCGCCCTCGTTATTGAGCCGCCGCTTTTGATGTTCGATGAGCCGCTGTCCAATCTCGACGCCAAGCTGCGGGTCGATATGCGGGTCGAAATCCGCCAGCTGCAGCGCGCCAATGGCACGACCTCGGTTTACGTCACGCACGACCAGGAAGAAGCCTTTTCGATCTCGGATCGCGTGGCCATCATGCATGCGGGCCGCATCATGCAGCTCGATACGCCCGAAACCCTTTATCAGCGTCCAGCCAATGCGTTCGTCGCGCGGTTTGTGGGCTTTGAGAACCTGATCCCCATGCGCGTTGTCGAGCGGGATGGTGCGAAGATCACCGCCGAGGCTGCCGGTGGCGTGCGGCTGACGCTGGGCCTGGAGCAGTTCGGCGCCATTCCCGACAGCTTCACGCTGGCTTGCCGGGCCGATGGCCTTGTGGCGAGCCCTGACCTGGCCATGGAAGGCATTCCGGCAACGCTGGGGCTGCGCACCTATCTGGGTCGTGCCTACCAGTATCAGTGCGACACGCCCGCCGGCCCGCTGCTGGCCAATGGGCCGCTGACGCGGCCGCTCGAGATGGGCGGACAGGCCAAGCTCGTGCCCGTGCCCGAGCAATGCACGATCCTGGCGGCAGAAACGGCGTGA
- a CDS encoding FAD-dependent oxidoreductase, whose protein sequence is MKADCVVLGAGIVGVSVAIHLLKRGRSVVLLDRGEAGKETSYGNAGLIQREGVAPHLFPQSLVTVLNYGRNQSVDMRFRWRDLPKLSPFLARYWWASRSGSYQKIVEDYSKFIAHSVSEHAPLIEEAGAGDLIGKAGWMEVFRTEKGFRAALEEAEGHGRYGLEHQALDQQTLRSQEPHVTAPLVGAVHWTQPWTVRDPLALTQAYLRLFIQLGGRFVHGDALSLREAAPGWSVDTVEGPLQARDAVVALGPWSGGLLSKLGRHLPLGVKRGYHMHYRPRGNATISMPMFDEAGFLMVPMRQGIRLTTGAEFAALDAPPNPVQVDAAEPYAREGYPIAERLDAKPWMGARPCTPDMKPIIGPEGRKGLWLATGHAHHGLTLGPATGRLLGEMMTGETPFVDPTPYSVARFR, encoded by the coding sequence ATGAAAGCAGATTGCGTTGTCCTCGGGGCCGGGATCGTCGGGGTCAGTGTCGCCATTCACCTTCTCAAGCGCGGCCGTTCCGTGGTGCTGCTGGACCGGGGGGAGGCTGGAAAGGAAACCTCCTATGGCAATGCCGGACTGATCCAGCGCGAAGGGGTGGCGCCGCATCTGTTTCCCCAGTCGCTGGTGACAGTGCTCAATTATGGCCGCAACCAGAGCGTCGACATGCGCTTTCGCTGGCGCGACCTGCCCAAGTTGTCGCCGTTCCTTGCGCGCTATTGGTGGGCGTCGCGCTCGGGCTCCTATCAGAAGATCGTCGAGGACTATTCCAAGTTCATCGCCCATTCCGTGTCCGAGCATGCGCCGTTGATCGAGGAAGCGGGCGCCGGGGACCTGATCGGCAAGGCGGGCTGGATGGAGGTGTTCCGCACCGAAAAGGGTTTCCGCGCCGCCCTCGAGGAAGCCGAGGGGCATGGCCGCTATGGGCTGGAGCACCAGGCCCTCGACCAGCAAACGCTGCGCAGCCAGGAACCCCATGTCACTGCCCCGCTCGTTGGCGCGGTGCATTGGACGCAGCCCTGGACGGTACGCGATCCGTTGGCGCTGACGCAGGCTTATCTGCGCCTGTTCATCCAGTTGGGCGGAAGGTTCGTGCATGGGGATGCGCTGAGCCTGCGTGAAGCGGCGCCAGGCTGGAGTGTCGACACGGTCGAGGGCCCGCTCCAGGCGCGCGATGCGGTGGTGGCGCTGGGCCCATGGTCGGGCGGGCTGCTGAGCAAACTGGGGCGGCACCTGCCGCTCGGGGTCAAGCGCGGCTACCACATGCATTACCGCCCGCGGGGCAATGCCACCATCTCCATGCCGATGTTTGATGAAGCGGGCTTCCTGATGGTGCCGATGCGCCAGGGCATCCGGCTCACCACCGGGGCGGAATTTGCCGCGCTCGATGCGCCGCCCAACCCTGTGCAGGTGGATGCCGCCGAGCCTTATGCGCGCGAGGGCTACCCCATTGCCGAGCGGCTCGATGCCAAGCCTTGGATGGGGGCGCGGCCCTGCACGCCCGACATGAAGCCCATAATCGGGCCTGAAGGGCGCAAGGGGCTATGGCTGGCCACCGGCCATGCCCATCATGGGCTGACGCTCGGGCCCGCCACGGGGCGGCTCCTGGGCGAAATGATGACGGGGGAGACCCCCTTTGTGGATCCAACGCCCTACAGTGTTGCGCGTTTCCGCTAA